In the Salmo trutta chromosome 13, fSalTru1.1, whole genome shotgun sequence genome, GATCGTCACTAACACCTGGCTCGTACACCTTGACGTAACAGGTGCGTTTCCCCCAGGGTTTATTCATACCAATGGGGGTCCCGTTATTCATTTCATTCATACATAAAATACTAGTGGTTTAGTCAATCATCACACCGGTTTAATTAATACATTATCTTGCAATATCATGAAAACAATGTGGTTTCTTGTTATAAGCGGATAATATTTAATAATATTTCCTTTTCGGAAGTAATTTATGCTGCTCTATGCTGACAGCCTCTCCCAGCCCCAGGGATGTTGTTGGGGACTTTTCCTGGTCTAAGAGAGAACTAATgcctgagagagaagaggagaaccaCACCTACACTCCTACAATGCCCAGAGCTGGTGCGCTAGTGTTTTTGTTCCTGTGTCCCTGTGCTCTTTGATCTTTGGTGTCTTGTCTTTTTACCTGTGTATTACTCCTCCCCTCCCTGCTCCCTGTGcaatctctctcccctcactctcagCAATCCACAAGTTTCCAGCAGATGTCTTCTCTCCAGAGCAGAGGAGAAAAGGAGCAGCTCTTCTCCATGTAGTCTGTGTGAGTGGCCTACCATGTCATTAGGAATTAGAATAGATATATAGTCATTTAACAGGATCTCTacgtagcctactgccttgttCAACGCTGCTGTCGTAGTACACCGTTCTACTGTAACAGTACCCCAACAATCTCTACGTCATCCAACTCAGTCTACAGACAAACTTTCTTTTCCTGTGTTTCCTAGGCGGTCTACATGTTCTATGCCCTGGCTATAGTCTGTGATGTCTGTTTCGTTCCATCACTGGAGAAGATATCAGAGGTGACAATAAAGAATCCTTCCCACTTCTGTTGGTTTCtttgcaggttgacgtttattgtcatgagtcttgcctTGGAGGCAGAACTGATTGGTTTCTGCTAGATGGGCCTGCTGCAAAGTCAGTATTGGCTATATGGTAAAAAGTCATGAtttaataattattttattttttcttaaTTTAAGGTGAGGGTgagacattagggttagcagtgtggttaggttaggtttaaaattagATTGTATGAATTTGTGGTTGTGccagctactgaccactctgCATTGCTGTGCCCAGTACGAGTCAtctcaataaatgccaacctgtgGTTTGTTTACCTCATTATTTTTTGATTGCCGCTTCACTGATTACAGTTTTCTTTAAATTACAAAGCCTCTTTGTTTATCCATTAACCTCCTTAACCTCTCTTCTAGAATCTTCAACTTAGTGAGGATGTTGCCAGGGCAAAGTTCATGGCGGCTGGAAGCTCTGCCCCTGAGCTCTTCACCTCCTTGATTGGTCAGTATTCTACATCCTTGATCCAGGGCAGGACAAATCTTTGGCcaatgttcagatagaaatgtatgatGTAGAACAAACATACCTCTCTGGTGTATAGAATAACAATCACGTCAGCTCTAGTCATGGCATTTCTATTTGCAAAGTTCCAGAACGTTTTCATACTGAACATGGCCCAGGTCACCTAAAGTGGCCTGCAAATGAGTACCGATTGGACTGATTGGATCAATATGCATTGGTGTTATCCTCCTCTTGTCCTCCCAGGTGTCTTCATCACTAAAGGTGACCTGGGGGTAGGCACCATCGTGGGATCGGCTGTCTTCAACATCCTCTTCATCATCGGCATCTGTGGGATCTTCGCCGGACAGGTAACTCACCTTATTTGAAacaggtgaaagcaatatggcAGGATTTAGATAGGTGTTGTTAATCAGTATGTTGTGTTCTCTCGCAGCCCATCTCTCTGAGCTGGTGGCCGCTGCTCCGTGATTCTCTCTACTACATCCTGTCTATACTGATGCTGATGCTGATtgacagcctggattcgaaccagggactgtagtaacgcctcttgcactgagatgcagtgccttagaccgctgcaacACTCGGGAGCCCCAACATTTTTCTTCCTATAAGCACAAGCAAGGTACAGTATCTATCCATGACAGATGTTGGTTGTGatactgtgtgttgtgtctgtgtgtaggttcAACAGATCCCTGTCAGGCTGGGTGGAAAGGCACTGTGGTCGAGGGGGTCAGCCCTGTTTCAGTACCCTGAGACGGACCACCGCAGTTGGGCATGGAGGAGTCGACTGTGACACTGACATGGTGCTGCTGAAGAGCGGTGGGTTTGTGTctaccagtgtttgtgtgtgtgtgtgtgtgtgtgtgtgtatgcacacacTTGTATCCACATTGCTTCAGATTTTTTTCAATCGATTGGAACATATTCCTATTGGATCAGACATACAGTAGCTCTTTCAACTGAAAATGTTTGCTCTCCATCCGccctctcctccaccttctcctcctcctcctcctcctcttccttctcctccctctcttttcctactccatctctcctcctccccgtctccttttccctccctctctccttctcctcttccctctcttctcctactcaatctctcctcctcctccctgtctcctttccctccctccttctccctccctctctcctccatctctcctcctccctcctgctcCCAGACTCGTGTGCAGGGCACGACTCTGCAGTAGTGATgggggatgagttgatgagtctGCAGCCTCACCAGCTGAGCTTCTCTGAGGCAAGCCTCCGTCTCCTGATCATcccacatccccccccccccccccccccacacacaactcCGCATGGCAGGACGCATGGTCATCACTGaggtacacaccacacacacagcggtATGTGTCCACAACTTAGCATGCAAAGATGCATGGTTATAATAGAAGAGaaaacactcacacatacattGCATATTCCCTTACACCCCCATGCCTTAGCCTTTGCTGGATGCATGATtacaaaacacagacacacacacactatgcttGTGTCATCCCTGTTGCTCTGTTCTGGCTGAATGCTGAATGCCAACATTGTGCTGTTGGATGTCCTCCTGCACCATGCTCGAGTTGTGACATACTCCTACTCTAACAGATAAAAACTGTAAAACGTATAAAATGTGTCTCTTACCTTCTCACTCACACAGAGGCAGAGGTTGATCggtggggtgaggggggagatggggccacatagggaatagagagCGGTTGGGCGGGGAACAGTGAGAGGCAGCCACTGGAGGGGGACGGAGACAGGGATGGGGGCCCAGAGGGGAACACAGGGGGGTTACAGCccaaagaggaggaagaggaggagctggaggaagaagaggtggtcCCTTTCAGTCCCTTGATAGTGCCAGGTGAGTGTTACCTTACTTATTCTGATGATAAAGTCTGGTTCCTTGATGCTGCTTCTTGCTCTTTGTAGGTTGAGGTCAGGTTACTGTAAAGTTCTTTGTAGGTTGAGGtcaggttactgtaaagctctttgtaGGTTGAGGTCAGGTTACTGTAAAGTTCTTTGTAGGTTGAGGtcaggttactgtaaagctctttgtaggttgaggtcaggttactgtaaagctctttgtaggttgaggtcaggttactgtaaagctctttgtaggttgaggtcaggttactgtaaagctctttgggacTACTGTTGcacttgattgattgatgattggAAAACCAAGGTGCTGCTCCCTCCGTCCTCAGGAGGGCACTGTGAGCGTATGCGCTGGCTGGGGTCATGGCCTTTGTGCCTGCTGCTCTGCTGCACCGTACCTAACTGTGTCCTGCCTCGCCGGAGCCGCTGGTACCTCCTGACCTTTCTGGCCTCCATACTCTGGATCACACTCTTCTCCTACCTCATGGTCTGGATGGTATGACTACagagcacacatacacaagctcacacataaaaacacacacatgttCCTACACATAACACACATCACATAATCTCCTATGTCACCTAATGCCCTTCCAGGTGACCATTATCAGTTTCACGCTGGGCATCCCTGAGGTGGTGATGGGCATCACCTTCCTGGCAGCTGGCACCAGCGTACCAGACTGTTTGGCCAGCCTCATCGTCGCACAACGAGGTACCGGAACacggtctgtgtgtgttgtgatgttAGCCTTTTTGTTTTGTACGGTATGAAGGACatgcctgtctctgtgtgtgtgtgtgtgtgtgtgtgtgtgtgtgtatatatatatatgtatatgtgtgtgtgtatgtatgtatatatatatatgtatatgtatatatatatatatatatatgtatatgtatatgtatatatatatatgaatgacATGGCTGTCTCTAACTCCATTGGTAGTAATATCTTTGATGTGCTTCTGGGACTTGGGTTTCCTTGGTTCCTGTGCACTCTGGTGGTTGACTACGGATCAGAGGTAGGGACATATTTTTTGGTGTTGATTTGTTTCTGTGTGGTTCTGGTTGATAAACCAAAAAGCTGCTAGACGTTGTACCCTTGAGGTTCCCAGATGCAAAGATTGCGTGTTTTTATGGTTGGCAGGTGTTCATCAACAGTAAAGGCCTGGTGTATTCAGTCATTCTGCTGTTGGGATAGTGTTTCTCACTGTATCACTGTAATATCTCTTAAAGTCTATATTTTTAGGACAAAGTCAAACAGTATACAGTACTTTCTCCTCTCACATCTCTGCAGGTCCTGAGTGTTCATCTGAACCGTTGGTGGTTGGACCGCAGACTGGGCCTCTGTTTAATGATACTTGCCATCTTCCTACTCTGCTCAGTCGGCTTCCAGCGACTGTAGGCCAGGTTCCCACACATTTTAGTATGATTACGATGATACTATTTGATGTGGAATTTTCACTTGTTGACCAGTTGTATGTGTACGGGTATTTAGGGTTCATTTGCATTTCTGAGACAAAGTTATGAACAGTTATATTGATGGGAAACCTCACATTTGATATTTGATACACATTGCAAACTGGATCTTTGACATAGTTTTATACAGAAAAATGTGATATTCCAAGATTACTATTTGAGAACATGCACTTCACACAATGAATTTATAATGTATTGAATCCATCTACAGTTTACAGTTACGTAATGACAATGAGGAATCATATTCTTTAATGTGAAagtgttaaaggcccagtgaagTCAAAAACCTGATATtcctgttttatatatatttccacactatggaataacactgtgaaattgtgaaaacaatgataatgtccttttagtgtaagagcagtttgaaaagaccgcctgaaatttcagcctgtttcgTTGGGCTGGAGTTTAGGCCTTCCATGgcgacatcaccaggcagtaaattacttaatagaccaataagagagttACAAAcctctttttgaccattttaatttaaaacaatcacagtaaggtacttaattgttataaATAATTTGATTGAGGTAAAAacatctgcattggacctttaagaccCACATTTGTATTGCTTTTAGGAGTGCCACAGCAGTAATCATACATCATTGTATGTTTGTAGTATCACTCATGTATGTA is a window encoding:
- the LOC115205044 gene encoding sodium/potassium/calcium exchanger 3-like, translating into MSRGNSGEMMAAVRPKRRRLCVCGVGIVTNTWLVHLDVTASPSPRDVVGDFSWSKRELMPEREEENHTYTPTMPRAAIHKFPADVFSPEQRRKGAALLHVVCAVYMFYALAIVCDVCFVPSLEKISENLQLSEDVARAKFMAAGSSAPELFTSLIGVFITKGDLGVGTIVGSAVFNILFIIGICGIFAGQPISLSWWPLLRDSLYYILSILMLMLIDSLDSNQGLVQQIPVRLGGKALWSRGSALFQYPETDHRNSCAGHDSAVVMGDELMSLQPHQLSFSEGIESGWAGNSERQPLEGDGDRDGGPEGNTGGLQPKEEEEEELEEEEVVPFSPLIVPGGHCERMRWLGSWPLCLLLCCTVPNCVLPRRSRWYLLTFLASILWITLFSYLMVWMVTIISFTLGIPEVVMGITFLAAGTSVPDCLASLIVAQRGPECSSEPLVVGPQTGPLFNDTCHLPTLLSRLPATVGQVPTHFSMITMILFDVEFSLVDQLYVYGYLGFICISETKL